From the genome of Deltaproteobacteria bacterium, one region includes:
- a CDS encoding DUF86 domain-containing protein, which yields MRDLRDYLEDIIDAMLKSQEFISGMSYDQFVSDDKTIFAVLRSLEVIGEAAKNIPKDFREEHLEVPWKEMAGMRDVLIHAYFGVDKQTVWLTVTDKIPKLLPEIKALLE from the coding sequence ATGAGGGATTTAAGAGATTACTTAGAAGACATAATAGATGCGATGCTCAAGTCGCAAGAGTTTATCTCGGGCATGAGTTATGATCAATTCGTTAGCGATGATAAGACTATATTTGCAGTACTAAGATCGCTTGAGGTCATCGGGGAGGCAGCTAAGAATATCCCAAAGGATTTTCGCGAGGAGCACTTAGAAGTCCCGTGGAAGGAGATGGCCGGGATGCGAGATGTGCTGATTCACGCCTATTTCGGAGTTGATAAGCAAACTGTTTGGCTAACGGTTACCGACAAGATTCCCAAATTACTTCCTGAAATTAAAGCATTATTGGAGTAA